The genome window TTTGCCGCAAGAAATGTCACAGTCGCCTCGGCGCGTACGCAGGGCTGATAGAGCTCTCCCGTCGCGGGATCTATGCCCGACGGAATGTCGAGCGCAAGAACGCCCGCGCGCCCTTTCAGCAGCCCGATGAGGCGGGCCGCCTCTTTCCTTGGCGCGCCCCGTGTGCCTGTCCCCAAAAGTCCGTCCACGACGCAGCCGGCGCCGGCGTAAAGTTCGGCTATTTTTGCGTCCTCAAGCCGTTCAGAGTCAAATATTTTTACGGAGGGCATTGCAAACCGGCGCAACAGCCCTAAATTTACCGCCGCGTCGTTTTTATATTTTTCATCGCCGTCAGTCTTGATAACAACGGCCTCTTTGCCGCAAATAGCAAGCAGCCTGGCCGCCGCGAAGGCGTCTCCGCCGTTATTGCCGCAGCCGGCTAGCAGCACGAATTTATCAGAGTCTTTTGCAATTTTCACCGCCTCGCAAACTGCGCCCCTTGCCGCATTCTCCATCAGCAGTATAGACGGGACTCCATATTCTAAAGAGGCTGTGACGTCCGCTTGGCGTATATCTTCAGGTCTGTAAAAATTTTCCATCGCCTATCCCTCCAGAACGACCATAGCAACGGCCATGCCGGCCTCATGCGAGATGCTCAGGTGGACACAGGAGGCGCCAAACTCGGCAAGCCTATTGCTGAAAGATTCGCTGAATTCAAATTTCGGGCCGCGTTCCGTTCTGACGACGGAACAGGAATCAAGCCCCATATTGCCTATGCCCCAGCCGCCGGCCTTGGCAAGCGCCTCTTTTGCCGCAAACGCCGCGGCGTAATGGGAGGCGGAGTCCGCGAATTTTTCCGCATACTCTATTTCAGCGGCAGAAAAGACCTTCTCTTTAAAGCCTTTCTGCGCCGCGGCCTTCTTCATCCTCGTAATATCGCACAGATCGACGCCTATGCCCAAAACCATATCAATCACCAAGCCTCTCGCTGATAGCTTTTATCTGCCACGGTTCAAGGATCCCAAAGCCCTTCGCCACCTCAAACTGCCGCGTTAGCTTCGTTCGCCACTGCGCGCCGTAAATATCCGGCGCTAATTGTACAGTCTTTGAGGCCAGTTTTTCAAAATATCTGTGGTCCGTCGCCCATTTTCCATATTTGCCTTGGTGCAGCCCGCAGATATAGCCCCATACGTTGTTATTATACTTACAGGCGACCGGATAGTCCTCACGTATCTTTCGCGCGTAATCTTTCAAAAATGATTTTATCGTGGGGTACTTACGAAAAGAAGAGACCTTTTTAACGTCACGGCCGTTTACATCCTCTGCGCTCAAATAACGCACGGAGGGCATCCCCAGCATCCGCCACGCGGCGTTGGTCTTGATGCCAGCGCCGTTATAACATTCCGTCCAGAGCCGGCTTCTCCAGTCTCCAGTCTCATGAGCGCAGTGGATGGCGGCGGCAAAGGCGTTGACGCTTTTATATGCTGAGGCTTCTTTATAAAAATCAACAGAAGAAAAGGCACAGGAAGGTGACGTTCGAAAGATAAGGAGCATCGTAATAAAAAATAAATATCTGTGCGCGGGCCAAAAAGTATTTTTAATCATGCAGTTATGATACATGTTTTTTCGTGGAAAATCAAAGCGTCACACGGCGCGCCCATCTGTTAACGAGTCGCATGACGCCGCAGTCCGTTGTCTTATTTTTTTTCGATGAGCCGCTCCATGACGTTATAAAGTTCCTTAGGGTCCACCGGCTTTGTAAGGTGGGTGTCCATTCCGGAGGCGAGCGATTCTTCCCTGTCGTCTTCGTTGTACTTCGCGGTCATAGCAATGATGGGGATCTTCACGGCGTCCTCGCGCGGCAGCGCGCGAATGGCCTCCGCGGTCTCAAGACCGTTCATCACAGGCATACTGATATCCATTAAAATTGCGTCAAAACCGCCTACTCCGCTCTCCGAAAAGAGCTTAAGGCCTTCGCGGCCGTTGCTGGCCCGCACCACAGAGGCTCCAGCGTGTTCCAAGACCTTTATTGTGATTGAGGCGTTGAGCGTGTGATCTTCACACAACAAAACACGTTTACCCTCCAGTGAAATCATTTTTTAACCTCCTGGAATAAATCAAATATCGTAATATCTATGATATTGTTATTTATTATACACTCTTTTCACAAAATGTACGCCTATTGTTCTTAAATATGATATTAATATTCTTTGCAGCAAAGAGTTATCGTGAAAACAAAAAAGAAAGCGACATTTGAGGCTGATCAAAAAGAAATGGTGGGCAGGAAGGGACTCGAACCCTCACGGCGTGAACCAATAGATCCTAAGTCTATCGTGTATACCAATTTCACCACCCGCCCACATTGAATTGAATTTTACACTACACCATTTTTGATGTCAACAACGAGGGCGTCGCAGCGCTTGTGCGAACGGCCAATAAAAAAGACAAGGTCCGCATTTCTGCAAGCCTTGCCTTCACTGGTTTTAAATGGTGGACGATAGAGGAATTGAACCTCTGACCTCTTCCGTGTCAAGGAAGCGTTCTACCTCTGAACTAACCGTCCATTGCCTGACAGGAAGAAATTTTACAGTAGAAGGGCGTTTATGTCAATACCCATGAGCGCCACGAATTTAGGATAATTTTCTTGTATTTTTCTTGATGGAAATTTTTATTATAGATGCCCGCTGTTTTCGGTGACGATATATTTCGGAGGAAATTTTAATAAAATGGATCAAAATTCGCGTTAAGCTCAGTAAAGCGACCTTGTTTTATGAGAAATTTAGTGATACGTTATCTGAGAAATGAGTAATTTTTTATCTTTTTTACCACCTAAAATCATAACCAATATAATATTAAAAACGGAGTGAAGGCCGTGGAAAGTAGTTTAGAAAATATTATGACGTCACAGGATAATGCTGCGTGCGAAGCTGGCCTGCTAAAGACGAGCGAAGAAAAGGCGGTTTATCCAAAAGAAAGGCAAAAGACTTCCGTCCAGGAGCGTCAGCCGCCGAATATGGAGTTTTCCGGAGCCGCGCTTTTTGAATGGGATCTGCCCTCACGTTCTTTTGAATGTTCTTCTTCTTTTTATAAGTATGTAATGAGCATGATAGCGCCGGACGCGCTGCTGCAAGGCGTATGTCCGGTGGAAATGATACATCCTGAGGATATCCAAAAACTTCAAAGATTTTTTGATAAAGCAACTCACGGCGAACCAAAGGCGGAGGCGGCGCTGCGTCTTAGGATGCGGGACGGAAGCTGCAGATGCAGCCGCCTTGTTGGACTTTTTACAAGGGACGAAGCGGGCAGGCTGACCCGCGTAACGGGCGCTATAACTGACGTGGACGACGAAACGGAAAAGGCGATAATGCTCGAGAGCCTGCTTGACGCGCTGCCCGGCGGAATAGCCATAATCAACTCCGGGCCCGACCCTCACATATCCTTTTTTAGTGAAGGCTTTGTAAAACTGGCCGACTGGCCCAGAGACGAACTGGAAGAGTTAAACAAAAACGGAGTGCTGTTTAAAACATTCATGCTTGAAGAGGACTATGAAAGCTTTTTCTTAGAGCTGCAAGAGGCCTCCGCGACCGGGCGGGCTATCAACTGCACCTACCGGTACAGGTATAAGAGCGGCGAAATCGGCTGGATGCATGTAGCCGCTACTAAAATTCGCGAGATAGGCGCAGCTCCAGTCTATTACGCCATTTTTACTAAGCCGACCGAGGAGACGCTGCTTTATAAGACTATGGTCGACGATTCTGTCACAGCAATCATGGTTGCCGAGAAAATAAGCGGCGTAATACTGTTTGTGAACAAAGCGTGGCTTGCCCTTGAAAAACTTCCTGCGGACGAACGGCCCGTGGGTCGAACGCTTGCAAGTCTTGTGCCGAGGGAAGACATTTTTTTATCGCAGGAGGAGCTCGCTTCTCTTTCAGAAGATTCTTTTACAACGTTTCACGCGGCACGCGCCGACGGCACTTTTTTAAATATACATGCGAAGTCGATAATTTGGAACGGCACGCCCTCATACATACTTTACATCTCCGACGAGACGGCCGAACGGACCCATCGTGAACGGCTGCAAAACTTGCTGGACAAAGTTCCAGGCGGAGTCGGCATTTTCGAATTATACAAAGAGACCATTTCATTGAAATACCTCAACGACGGATATTACAGGATACTGAACGCAGAGCGGGGTGCGCGGCGCGGATATGCCGGAACCAATGTGCTTGGCGCAGTCCACCCTGAAGACAGGGGCCTGGTGATAAGACAGGTCATAAACCTAAACGCCGGAGCCGCCACATTTGACACATCGGTGCGCCTAGTAAGCGGCGACGGAGAGTATATATGGATGAGGATCGTAGGAGTTGCAGTCGAGAAAATAGAGGAACGCCTCATTATCTACTGCACCTTCTCCAACATCGACAACCTTATGAGGCTTCAAAACGACCTGCAGTACCACAGGACGCTCTTCAGCGCCGCAATGGAGGCGGCAAATGTTGGCGTATGGGAGCTGGACGGCGACAGGCTGTGCATCGTGCGCAGTGAACTTGCAAAAAGCGGGCGCAGCGTAAATACGATTGTCCGCAACGTTCCGGAATCCCTCATCACGACCGGCTATATACATCCCGACAGCGCGGAATCGGCCAGAAAACTTTACACGGACGTTCAAGCCGGCAAATGCTGCGAAGCCGAACTTCAAATCAGAGAGAGCTTCAGCGAACCGTACAGGTGGAAACAAATGATATGCACTCCGCTCTTTGACGCCGGCGGAAAAATCTTCAAAACCATCGGCACAACGATAGACATCACCGCACAGAAAGAACGTGAGAAAAAATATCAAGACCAGCTCAACCTGAGAAAAGCGCTGGCGCGAAACTCAATAGCGATGGCCGCAATAAATCTTTCACGCGACACGGTTGAAGAGTGTATCTGGCGCAGTTCTGATATAAATTCTTTTAACGGCACGGCCGCCGAACTGATGGAACAAATCTACACCTACATCCCAAAAGGATGCGGGCTTGAGGAATATCGGGCGGCATTTAACAGCCGCTCGATGCGGTGCGCCTACCACCGTGGCGATTTCCACGGGGCGGTGCGCCACCAACTAAAAAATTACAGCGGGTGGATAGAAAGCAGCTACGACCTCGTAAGCAACCCATACACAGGAGAGATCGAAGCCTTCTGCATAGCGCGCGACGTCACAGAAGCCATTCGCGCGGAACAGGTTGTCAACACGCTTGTAAACACCGACTATGACGTCATCTATACGCTGGACGCGGAAACTGGACGTTCCGTCACCTTCATGCGCAATGAACGCAGCGAGGTCCTTGGATGCTGTGCGGAGTGCACGGACAACGTCGTCGACTACCTTGAAAAATACTGCGTAGAGCAAGATAAACAGAGGATCATCAACGAAAACCGGATGGAATACATAAAAGAACGCCTCGCAGAACTTGATATACACATCAGCGTCTTTTCAATCATAGAAAAGGGCATGGTCTGCCATAAGCGCGCCATGTACTGCTACCTGGACGGCGACAGCGACACTATACTGTGCGCGGTGCAGGACTACACGGAATCACACCAACAGGAAGAACGCCAAAAACGCCGACTTGAGGCGGCTCTTTCCGAGGCAAAGCGCGCTGACGCGGCAAAGACGGAATTTCTGTCAAACATGAGCCATGAGATACGCACTCCGATAAACGCGATAATCGGGCTCACGACGCTTGCGGACAGCGATCTTTTCAGCGACGCAAACACAGTCCGCTCATATCTGAAACAGATAGGGCAATCAAGCGCATACCTGCTTGGAATAATAAACGACATACTCGACATGAGCAGGATTGAACGCGATAAATTTGAACTGAAATACGAATGGGCTGCGCCGCAGGAGATATATGATTCGTGCGTTGAGATGATAGCGCCGCAGATGAAAGAAAAAGGGATAATATTCACCTATCCATCCACGCTTGAACTGCCCAAAGAAGTTGAGGTCTACGCAGACGTGCTCCGTTCCAAACAAATGCTGATGAACCTGCTCAACAACGCGCTGAAATTTACCAAGCCGGGCGGCACAATAACACTGGACGTTCGGCACACGAACGTCGGCGAGAGTAACGGCATCGACTATATAACCGTCACAGATACGGGCTGCGGCATGTCCGAAGATTTTTTAAAACGAATCTTTGAACCGTTCGCGCAGGAGAGAAACAACCTCACCGGATACGTGCAGGGTACAGGACTCGGCCTTGCGCTTTCACAGAAAATAGCGGCCGCCATGGGCGGCGCCATATCGGTGGACAGCAAACTTGGAAAGGGCTCCTCGTTTACAATAACCTACCCGTACAGATACCGGACGGGCAAGAGTTGCTCCGCGCGCACAGCAGCCGAGGTATATGACGAAGAGGCGCTCAAGGGCGCATACGTGCTGCTTGTGGAGGATCACCCGCTCAATGCGGCGATTGCCTCAAAACTGCTTGAAAGAAAGGGCGTCCGCATAGACCGCGCTGAAAACGGGCGCGACGCTCTGGAAAAATTCGCCTCCTCCGTGCCAGGAAGCTACGACGCGGTGCTGATGGACATACGGATGCCCGTAATGGGCGGCATCGACGCTGCGCGCGCACTGCGGAAACAGAGCAGGTCCGACGCGGCCCAGATACCGGTCATTGCAATGACGGCGAACGCCTTTGAAGAGGACGTGCGGTGTACAAGGGCGGCCGGAATGAACGCACACCTCTCCAAACCCATAGAGCCGGATAAACTTTATTCCACGCTTTCTAAATACATCATAGAATACAGGGGCCGGCAAAAAAGCAAGTAACCTACGCGTCACACGTTTTCCTGACAGCGAAGAGGATGAAAATTTTTATGATCTTTCATCCTCTTTGCTGTCCTCTGGCGTGTCATTCGTCCTGTGCGTCCTGCGGTGAAATATTTTTTTAAACTGGCCAAAGGTGTAACGGTTTATTTTTTCACGGAACATTATTATGCGCGCTTCGGAACAAATCAGCGTCACATAGGCGATAACGGCGGCGATGCCGGTAAGCTCATACAGGCCCAGCCCAGCGCCAATTCCGAGCACAGCCATAAGATAGATCTCAGCCGCTGTCGTGATGCCCTTGATGTCTCCGTGCGGGCTCTTGTAGATGATGCCAGCGCCGATAAAGCCGATGCCTGTCAGCATTCCAACCATAAGGCGCGCCGGGTCCGTCCTCACGCTCATATTCGGCGGATAGGCGGACGATACCTCCACAAAACCGTACGCTGAAATGAGCGCTATGCTGCAAGCCGCTACCGAGACCAAAATATGAGTGCGCGCGCCGATAGGTTTATTGCGGTGCATTCTTTCCGTTCCAAAGACGGCGCCGATCAGCGCTGAAAAAAGCATCCTGCACAGCAGTTCGCTCGCGTTTATATACAGCATGATCCCTCCATAATGAAAAAAACAGAAGCGAGCCCGAAGGGCCGCGCCTCTGCCTTTTTATCTGAATACGGGTATTAGTCTGAAAGGTCTACAAGGCGTGCTTTTACGCCTTCAAGAGCATTCAGCTTTTCCTCCAGCTCCTTTGACTCCGCGGAGCAGCCGCAAAGCTGCAGCACAAGAAGTCCCGCCGGTGAGCAGGTGCCTGGCACAGACTGGTCATGAAGACCGAGCCTCGTGAGAATAGAACATCCATACTGCGTGAGCACCTTCTGCACCTCAACCGCGCACTTATCCCTGTCAAAAATCCTAACTGCCATGATCTGATAACAGTTCATATAAAACACACCTCGCTTAATAATATAATATTAATAGACAAGTCGTTACACTAATAGTCTATCATACTTAGTTTAAACATACAATTTTCACGCGTTCTCGCCGTCTGCGGCGCTTGTATTCTACTCATTATTTTTAATTACTTATAGTACGTATTAAAGTTTTTTCATTTAATTGTTGACAGGAGGCGAAAATCAGGTATAATTATTCCCGTTCGGCCCACGATGGGGTATGGTGCAACGGCAGCACGCCTGACTCTGGATCAGGTAATCGAGGTTCAAATC of Cloacibacillus sp. contains these proteins:
- the acpS gene encoding holo-ACP synthase; protein product: MVLGIGVDLCDITRMKKAAAQKGFKEKVFSAAEIEYAEKFADSASHYAAAFAAKEALAKAGGWGIGNMGLDSCSVVRTERGPKFEFSESFSNRLAEFGASCVHLSISHEAGMAVAMVVLEG
- a CDS encoding glucosaminidase domain-containing protein: MLLIFRTSPSCAFSSVDFYKEASAYKSVNAFAAAIHCAHETGDWRSRLWTECYNGAGIKTNAAWRMLGMPSVRYLSAEDVNGRDVKKVSSFRKYPTIKSFLKDYARKIREDYPVACKYNNNVWGYICGLHQGKYGKWATDHRYFEKLASKTVQLAPDIYGAQWRTKLTRQFEVAKGFGILEPWQIKAISERLGD
- a CDS encoding response regulator, with amino-acid sequence MISLEGKRVLLCEDHTLNASITIKVLEHAGASVVRASNGREGLKLFSESGVGGFDAILMDISMPVMNGLETAEAIRALPREDAVKIPIIAMTAKYNEDDREESLASGMDTHLTKPVDPKELYNVMERLIEKK
- a CDS encoding PAS domain-containing protein, with amino-acid sequence MESSLENIMTSQDNAACEAGLLKTSEEKAVYPKERQKTSVQERQPPNMEFSGAALFEWDLPSRSFECSSSFYKYVMSMIAPDALLQGVCPVEMIHPEDIQKLQRFFDKATHGEPKAEAALRLRMRDGSCRCSRLVGLFTRDEAGRLTRVTGAITDVDDETEKAIMLESLLDALPGGIAIINSGPDPHISFFSEGFVKLADWPRDELEELNKNGVLFKTFMLEEDYESFFLELQEASATGRAINCTYRYRYKSGEIGWMHVAATKIREIGAAPVYYAIFTKPTEETLLYKTMVDDSVTAIMVAEKISGVILFVNKAWLALEKLPADERPVGRTLASLVPREDIFLSQEELASLSEDSFTTFHAARADGTFLNIHAKSIIWNGTPSYILYISDETAERTHRERLQNLLDKVPGGVGIFELYKETISLKYLNDGYYRILNAERGARRGYAGTNVLGAVHPEDRGLVIRQVINLNAGAATFDTSVRLVSGDGEYIWMRIVGVAVEKIEERLIIYCTFSNIDNLMRLQNDLQYHRTLFSAAMEAANVGVWELDGDRLCIVRSELAKSGRSVNTIVRNVPESLITTGYIHPDSAESARKLYTDVQAGKCCEAELQIRESFSEPYRWKQMICTPLFDAGGKIFKTIGTTIDITAQKEREKKYQDQLNLRKALARNSIAMAAINLSRDTVEECIWRSSDINSFNGTAAELMEQIYTYIPKGCGLEEYRAAFNSRSMRCAYHRGDFHGAVRHQLKNYSGWIESSYDLVSNPYTGEIEAFCIARDVTEAIRAEQVVNTLVNTDYDVIYTLDAETGRSVTFMRNERSEVLGCCAECTDNVVDYLEKYCVEQDKQRIINENRMEYIKERLAELDIHISVFSIIEKGMVCHKRAMYCYLDGDSDTILCAVQDYTESHQQEERQKRRLEAALSEAKRADAAKTEFLSNMSHEIRTPINAIIGLTTLADSDLFSDANTVRSYLKQIGQSSAYLLGIINDILDMSRIERDKFELKYEWAAPQEIYDSCVEMIAPQMKEKGIIFTYPSTLELPKEVEVYADVLRSKQMLMNLLNNALKFTKPGGTITLDVRHTNVGESNGIDYITVTDTGCGMSEDFLKRIFEPFAQERNNLTGYVQGTGLGLALSQKIAAAMGGAISVDSKLGKGSSFTITYPYRYRTGKSCSARTAAEVYDEEALKGAYVLLVEDHPLNAAIASKLLERKGVRIDRAENGRDALEKFASSVPGSYDAVLMDIRMPVMGGIDAARALRKQSRSDAAQIPVIAMTANAFEEDVRCTRAAGMNAHLSKPIEPDKLYSTLSKYIIEYRGRQKSK
- a CDS encoding MgtC/SapB family protein; the protein is MLYINASELLCRMLFSALIGAVFGTERMHRNKPIGARTHILVSVAACSIALISAYGFVEVSSAYPPNMSVRTDPARLMVGMLTGIGFIGAGIIYKSPHGDIKGITTAAEIYLMAVLGIGAGLGLYELTGIAAVIAYVTLICSEARIIMFREKINRYTFGQFKKIFHRRTHRTNDTPEDSKEDERS